From Mangifera indica cultivar Alphonso unplaced genomic scaffold, CATAS_Mindica_2.1 Un_0001, whole genome shotgun sequence, the proteins below share one genomic window:
- the LOC123205039 gene encoding probable disease resistance protein At4g27220: MGGIGKTTLVKEVGHQAKKNQILDEVVLVEVSDKPDTKKIQDELAQQLGLEFKKEAERASKLYARLKNDKKVLVILDNIWEQLDLEALGIPCGDDFGGCKLLLTARDLNVLWSMDSKNNFSMGVLKEEEAWSLFKKMAGDVVDQTNKLNFLPNDVCNECRGLPIVITTIARALRNMRHQFQWKDALRELRKPSPTKFAGLLEKEYTKIALSYNYLKRDELKKTLLICSLMVNDTTISYLFKLIMGLNILEGANFTLEEARNKLESLVCELKDSCLLLDGSTSERFSMHDVIRSVVITIAYKDHHIFTERNDMVMEWLDKEQLKKCTKISLVDCNMISEIWSQGLNYPKLEFFCTRMKSSFEIPEDFFAGMGNLKVLSFFDLKVLSLPTSLAFLINLQTLCLNYGTFSDITIIGELRKLKILCLRGCMIQQLTGEISKLTQLKLLDLSYCFKLEVIVPNVISSLFRLEELYMRGCSISWKLEILEELKHLSQLTTLEIDISDDQILPKDFFSKRLERYYISIGNRATEFGGSCINGDHGESMGVESWFLNEPATLRTVKLNLNSITWHEELQCFSNVEFLCLDKLQGIKNDLSELDKKCFSQLKYIRVHNNPNILCIVDSTKCIPHDVFPLLQSLIFFNLINLEKICYGLPSTKSFYYLKFIEVKSCDKLENIFSFSNASRSLPQLQRIRVEDCKNLTEIFAFESKNRASKNEVIDKIEFCQLRFLTLINLPKIASFYSDANTFFNDINSEDEKIDTVMPFFNKKVVFPSLEALNLGAFNSEKIWSNKLPTTSCCYQNLKRLIVDSCQKLKFVFPLSIIKSFEQLQHLEINYCKELKKIVAKEETEGTTTFIFPRVAFLKLNELPKLATFYHGKHNSNWPMLKELEVCNCDKQDIFTSEYKV; the protein is encoded by the exons ATGGGTGGAATTGGTAAAACCACACTGGTCAAAGAAGTTGGTCATCAAGCCAAGAAAAACCAGATCTTGGATGAGGTGGTTTTAGTAGAGGTATCTGATAAACCAGATACTAAAAAGATTCAAGATGAACTTGCGCAGCAGTTAGGTTTGGAATTTAAGAAGGAGGCTGAACGAGCGAGCAAGTTGTATGCGAGACTGAAGAATGATAAGAAAGTgcttgtaattttagataatatatggGAACAATTAGATTTGGAAGCTCTTGGTATTCCTTGTGGAGATGACTTTGGGGGATGTAAATTATTGCTGACAGCAAGAGATCTTAATGTATTATGGAGTATGGATTCTAAGAATAATTTCTCGATGGGTGTCttaaaggaagaagaagcttgGAGCTTGTTTAAGAAGATGGCAG GTGATGTGgttgatcaaacaaataagCTGAATTTTCTACCGAATGATGTATGTAATGAATGTCGGGGTTTGCCAATTGTCATTACTACCATAGCAAGAGCATTAAGAAACATGAGACATCAATTTCAATGGAAAGATGCCCTGCGAGAACTAAGAAAACCTTCTCCAACAAAGTTTGCAGGCTTGCTAGAAAAAGAATACACAAAGATAGCATTGAGTTACAATTATCTAAAACGTGACGAGCTCAAGAAAACTTTGCTAATTTGTAGCCTAATGGTAAATGATACTACCATTTCATACTTGTTCAAACTCATTATGGGTTTAAATATATTGGAAGGAGCTAACTTTACTTTGGAAGAAGCACGAAATAAGTTGGAAAGTCTTGTCTGTGAACTCAAGGATTCTTGTTTGTTGCTTGATGGTTCAACTAGTGAACGGTTTTCAATGCATGATGTTATTCGTTCAGTTGTCATAACAATTGCATATAAAGATCATCACATATTTACAGAGCGAAATGACATGGTGATGGAATGGTTAGATAAAGAGCAGTTGAAAAAATGCACTAAAATCTCACTAGTTGATTGTAATATGATTAGTGAGATTTGGTCTCAAGGTTTGAATTAtccaaaacttgaatttttttgtacGAGGATGAAGAGTTCTTTTGAAATCCCTGAAGATTTTTTTGCGGGGATGGGAAACCTCAAGGTTCTAAGTTTCTTTGACCTGAAGGTATTATCCTTGCCAACATCTCTTGCTTTTCTCATAAATCTTCAAACATTATGTTTGAACTATGGCACATTTTCAGATATAACAATCATTGGAGAGTTGAGAAAACTAAAGATTCTTTGCTTACGAGGTTGTATGATCCAACAGTTGACTGGAGAAATAAGTAAATTAACTCAATTAAAGTTATTAGATTTAAGTTATTGTTTTAAACTAGAAGTTATAGTACCAAATGTTATATCAAGCTTATTCCGATTGGAAGAATTGTATATGAGAGGATGCTCTATTTCATGGAAGCTTGAAATACTTGAGGAGTTAAAGCATTTGTCTCAATTGACAACTTTAGAAATAGATATTTCAGATGATCAAATtttgccaaaagactttttctcaAAAAGGTTGGAAAGGTACTATATATCAATTGGAAATAGGGCTACTGAGTTTGGTGGGAGCTGCATAAATGGTGATCATGGAGAGTCCATGGGTGTTGAAAGCTGGTTCTTAAATGAGCCTGCCACTTTAAGAACGGTGAAACTAAATCTTAATTCTATCACCTGGCATGAGGAATTGCAGTGCTTCTCGAATGTTGAATTCTTATGCTTAGACAAATTGCAAGGTATCAAGAATGATCTCTCCGAATTAGACAAGAAGTGTTtttctcaattaaaatatatccGTGTGCATAATAATCCTAACATCTTGTGCATTGTTGACTCAACAAAGTGCATACCTCATGATGTCTTTCCACTTCTGCAGtctctcatttttttcaacTTGATTAACTTGGAAAAGATATGTTATGGTCTACCCTCAACAAAGTCTTTTTACTACTTAAAATTTATAGAAGTGAAAAGTTGTGATAAGTTGGAAAATATCTTCTCATTCTCCAATGCTAGCAGAAGCCTTCCGCAACTTCAAAGAATTAGGGTGGaagattgcaagaatttgacTGAGATTTTTGCTTTTGAAAGTAAAAATAGAGCAAGCAAGAATGAAGTAATTGACAAGATTGAATTTTGTCAATTACGTTTCTTGACTTTGATTAATCTTCCAAAGATTGCGAGTTTCTACTCCGATGCAAATACATTTTTCAATGATATCAATTCCGAGGATGAGAAAATTGATACAGTCATgccatttttcaacaaaaag GTTGTTTTCCCTAGTTTGGAAGCCTTAAACCTTGGAGCATTTAATTCTGAGAAGATTTGGAGCAACAAACTTCCAACAACCTCTTGTTGCTATCAGAATTTGAAAAGATTGATTGTGGATAGCtgtcaaaaactaaaatttgtatttccatTGTCTATAATCAAAAGCTTTGAGCAACTTCAACACCTTGAGATAAACTATTGTAAGGAATTAAAGAAGATTGTTGCCAAAGAAGAAACAGAGGGTACTACTACATTTATTTTTCCAAGGGTAGCCTTTTTGAAACTCAATGAATTGCCAAAGCTTGCAACTTTCTATCATGGTAAACACAATTCAAACTGGCCCATGTTAAAGGAGTTGGAAGTGTGTAATTGTGACAAACAAGACATATTTACCTCAGAATATAAGGTATGA